Within Anopheles ziemanni chromosome 2, idAnoZiCoDA_A2_x.2, whole genome shotgun sequence, the genomic segment aaatgaaacaaaaattggtaGCTATGTTTTGTGGCAAACAATCCTTCGCAGAAGCGGTTTAGTCGACTGACAGCTGTCATAGTTTCTGGGAAAACTGTCAATAAGCTTGGGTTTTTTAAGCGTCCCTGGTGTTGAGCTTCATTTCGGATCTGTTTGGAAATCTGTTGAGGAAATATCGCCCAAGTGTGgtaattcaaattgaaatatttcaataacaaCAATATCAAGTACACACAATTGGATCTTATCTTCCTCGGCGTAACCGTAGGCTGTTCCGGGCTCACCGCATCCATTCGATAACAATGTCCGACTCGAAGAAGGATTCGAGCAACAAAAGCCAAACTAGggtgatcaaacaaaaacgtaAGAACCCGCACCCGGTACGGCAGTATTTCAAGTACGAGAGCAGCACGCAGCAACGATGCCGCTTCTGCAACTGGATAACGCGCGAGAACGCCACCCGCATGGTCAAACATATAGCGTATCAGTGCGCAAGCACTTCCAATTCGGTGCGTTTGGCCATGCAACGTTGCGTTCAGGAAGCAAAGGATCGGGAGAGCAATTCTTCCTTCACCGAACACAATAAGAAGGACATCCACAGTCTGTTCAATTCGATTGACATGGACAAACGGCAGTGTTTGTTCTGCGGCTGGACAACGAGATTGAACTTGACGCGAATGCGACACCACATCATATCCGTCTGCAAGGAAGTGCCGGCGGAAACGCGCAATCGCTTCATTAAAGTTGATACAGGCGAAGATTACAGCTCGTTCAGTATCATCAACGTTGATCTGGACGATCGCAAAGGGTTTGAAATTGTTAGCAGCAAATCGTTGCAGAATGTTATAAATACCGATATGAACGATCGTGAACGGTTTGAAGTTGTTACTAGCAAAGCGCTGTCGAAGCTGGATACTAGTATGGACGAAATGTCGAACGATAACGATGAGGCCAGGAACCAGGATGAGAGTGACACGGCCGATTCATATTACGTTTACGGAGAGTTTGAAACTGAACCCGATCAACAGCAGGAACTGGAGACCATCAAACAGGAAGCGCCTCAGCATCATGTCATAGCGGAAGTCATTGTGGGTAATGGAGCAGATGGCGAGGAATACGAGGAGCAGGAGCAAGAGTTGATGGATGACGCTGAAGAAAATGACGAGCCGTTGGAACCATCCCAGATTGAGTTTCTTGATATCGACCAGCGAGAGTGCCATTGGTGTCAGTCAACACTTTCAGAATATAAGGCGGAGTATGTGACGGATGGAAAAGTATTTTGTTCTCTCGAATGCAAGATTCTTGAAGACATCAACAACAGACCAAAAACCAAGGAGCCTGAAAAGATGCGGAACGTAGCAAACACTCGAACTTATAGTAAGATAATCATGACGCAGGAACGATCCGCTGAAGCAACGCCTTGCAGGAAGAAACCGACCCAACCACCTACCGATGATCAAACGAAAGTCAAGAATGCTTTGCCTGTAAGCACCTTTTCCAAACCATTGCAACCGATAGTAGGGCCAGATGCTAAGACCCTAACTTCTGTAAAAGTACAGAATAAAATTGAACCCGCAAAGATGATACAATCGAAAGTCGTGCAACCAAAAGCCATCTTTACAACGAGTAGAGTATACCGCAGAGCGTCGCTACATGAGGCCCAGAAGCAGGTATGTCTGTTTATTTGTAATGCATCTTTTGATTATATAGAACAAGCGGTTAGGGGGTGACAAATTAACACACATAATTCATTGCTGCGCTTTCCCGATGAGACGGCGAAAGTCTACCCATCTTGGCCGGTTTGAAGCAGACGCAGAGCCTTCTGGAGATTATCGATCGATGTTTTCAAATCCTCGAAGTTAAGAGCACTTTCCGCCCATCGACAGTATTTCTGGGCCTTTGTGATCTGATCCGGTCGCAGTTGTATGCCGGCCGCATTGACGAGTCGCTCGGGTCCTCCACCCCCGGTCGCGCTGGGGTCGCCCATGTACGGTTTAAAGCCTCCAGGTGATTTTTCCGGTTCACTTGGTGGCGACGGAGCCTTCACGTGACTGAATGGGTCAGTGGTGGTGAAGTTTGTGGGTCCTGCCGGAGGCGGTTTAAAGTCGACCGCTGGCGGTTGAAATCCTACCGCAGGTGGATTTCCATGAGGAGTATTGCTTGGTCCGGGCTGTGGTTCTGCGTCCGGTACTGCCGGAGTGAATTCCTGGTCGAACTCTTTATCCTCGTCGGTAGCCATGGGACCGGGGACGGGAGTTTCACCATTCTTGAGACAGTTGTGGATGTAAGATGCCTTCCATTTGGCGTACTTGCGGTTCTGTGTTACCTCCTCCGTGAGGTCGCCGAAGGTCTGACACACGTCGTAGATCATACCCGCGGTGTAGAATGCTTTGACGACGTTTTTACCGAAATTGCTCGCCCGATCCTGCTTGTCCGCGTACAAGAACAGCTTTAGTGCGTAGTTTTCCAGGTACGCCTGTGCGGCCACATCGTTCGTGATGGATTCGTTGTCGGTCATCTGGTGCTTGGTCTTCTCAAGCCAATCCATAATGGCCAGCAGTAGTGTTCGTTCTTCTGTGCCCTGGTTGGCGATCTTCAGTCCCAACTGAAGCCCGTAGAGGCGACACCAGTAGGCGACTATCGGGTCGCGATTATCATGCTCCTGGGCCGTCTTCAGATAGTGCTGTATCGGTCGCATTAGCGGCGGTACGGGAGGGAAATTTACAGCCATTGCGGTTGATTTTCACGATGTAAAACACACCGCACTCTGCACTATTGAACAAATCTTTTCGCCTGTTTCGCTGCTCACAACAAACGATGACTAATTGCGACTTGACGTTTGCTtcgacgaaaggaaaactgttATGACAGCCCTAGGCTGCTTTGTTTACAAATTATCGAAGCAAGCCATTTCGTTCGATGGCAGCCATTTTTGGTTCACCCTTTGCGTTCCGTAAACATTCCCGGTTTCAACTTCGCGGCGTTTTGTAGTGCTCTCTTGCTCTTTCAAGCGACTTGGAGGCTTTATCACATTTTGAGCCCTTTCTTGCCGTAGGTGTGACACGTTTCATTACCCACGAAGTGTTGGCAGTGATAAGTGATAGCGACACCGCACCGGTTGATCGAAAAGACGGAGGCTCGTGCCACCAGTATCAAAATTGTCACCGCATGTTGCGATTGTAGACGATAGAGTTAGGGAAACTGTACGCGTGGCGGCTTGTTAAAACGGCGTGACACTTGAGTGTTTGAAAAGCGACGTCGGAAAAACCGACGGAAAAAGAATCCATTCCCAACTGAAGACGGCAACATGAAGAGACTATCTAACGCATGGTCGTTTGGCATTGCCTGTTGCTCACTGTTGTTCCTTTTTGCCATCGCCATCCAGCAAAGTGCAGCCGCCGTCGGCGACGAAGGTTCCTGCCATTCTTTCGGTGGAGGACACGTCTATCCACAGGAAGCTCCCCGTTTCGTAGACCACAAGCTGCAGTACACGAAGGCCGTCATTTCACGCCCCGCTCCCGAGTTCGAGGCCACGGCAGTTGTGGATGGGGCGTTCAAGAAGATAAAACTATCCGACTACCGTGGAAAGTATCTGGTGTTCTTCTTCTACCCGCTCGATTTCACCTTCGTCTGCCCGACGGAAATTCTTGCCTTTTCGGACCGTGTAAAGGAGTTCAAGAAGCTGAATGCGGAGGTGATTGCGGCCAGCATCGACTCCCACTTTACCCATCTAGCATGGATTAATACGCCCCGCAAAGAAGGAGGACTCGGACAGATTAACATTCCACTGGTGAGCGACATCACACACAGCATCGCCAAGGATTATGGCGTCTACCTGGATGATCTTGGACACACGCTTCGGTAATTATTTGTCTCCCCTTCAAACCCAGCGTAGGTTATTAATGTATTTCACTCTTTTTTTACAGCGGTCTGTTCATCATCGACGATCGTGGCGTTCTGCGACAAATAACCATGAATGATCTTCCGGTCGGTCGATCGGTTGATGAAACGCTCCGGTTAGTACAAGCATTCCAGTACACGGATAAGCATGGCGAAGTATGCCCCGCTGGATGGAAACCTGGCCAAGATACGGTACGCAGGCGAATGAAAATAATACGAGTCACAGGGCGGGACTAATCGTTAATTGTAAACTTAATCTTTTTCAGATTGTCCCGAACCCGGAggcaaagataaaatattttgagaAGAACCACTAAAACCGTGCCAAGGATGGAGtcgttttaaaattgatttaatatGGTTAACTTGTGTATGTTCattggcaaaataaaaatttcaaattacaCTTAAATACATATAGAAATCtggttgcatttattttttatgaaatcTTTCGACGATGgatttttgtgtttatttttctgctttcCGGAATGGATCTACATTTGCAGAGCCTTGCGAATCCAAACATCAACT encodes:
- the LOC131294781 gene encoding uncharacterized protein LOC131294781; translation: MSDSKKDSSNKSQTRVIKQKRKNPHPVRQYFKYESSTQQRCRFCNWITRENATRMVKHIAYQCASTSNSVRLAMQRCVQEAKDRESNSSFTEHNKKDIHSLFNSIDMDKRQCLFCGWTTRLNLTRMRHHIISVCKEVPAETRNRFIKVDTGEDYSSFSIINVDLDDRKGFEIVSSKSLQNVINTDMNDRERFEVVTSKALSKLDTSMDEMSNDNDEARNQDESDTADSYYVYGEFETEPDQQQELETIKQEAPQHHVIAEVIVGNGADGEEYEEQEQELMDDAEENDEPLEPSQIEFLDIDQRECHWCQSTLSEYKAEYVTDGKVFCSLECKILEDINNRPKTKEPEKMRNVANTRTYSKIIMTQERSAEATPCRKKPTQPPTDDQTKVKNALPVSTFSKPLQPIVGPDAKTLTSVKVQNKIEPAKMIQSKVVQPKAIFTTSRVYRRASLHEAQKQVCLFILFEKRRRKNRRKKNPFPTEDGNMKRLSNAWSFGIACCSLLFLFAIAIQQSAAAVGDEGSCHSFGGGHVYPQEAPRFVDHKLQYTKAVISRPAPEFEATAVVDGAFKKIKLSDYRGKYLVFFFYPLDFTFVCPTEILAFSDRVKEFKKLNAEVIAASIDSHFTHLAWINTPRKEGGLGQINIPLVSDITHSIAKDYGVYLDDLGHTLRGLFIIDDRGVLRQITMNDLPVGRSVDETLRLVQAFQYTDKHGEVCPAGWKPGQDTIVPNPEAKIKYFEKNH
- the LOC131287055 gene encoding vacuolar protein sorting-associated protein VTA1 homolog; the encoded protein is MAVNFPPVPPLMRPIQHYLKTAQEHDNRDPIVAYWCRLYGLQLGLKIANQGTEERTLLLAIMDWLEKTKHQMTDNESITNDVAAQAYLENYALKLFLYADKQDRASNFGKNVVKAFYTAGMIYDVCQTFGDLTEEVTQNRKYAKWKASYIHNCLKNGETPVPGPMATDEDKEFDQEFTPAVPDAEPQPGPSNTPHGNPPAVGFQPPAVDFKPPPAGPTNFTTTDPFSHVKAPSPPSEPEKSPGGFKPYMGDPSATGGGGPERLVNAAGIQLRPDQITKAQKYCRWAESALNFEDLKTSIDNLQKALRLLQTGQDG